One window of Desulfarculus baarsii DSM 2075 genomic DNA carries:
- a CDS encoding flagellar protein FlgN: MQQAMEMIAQELENEIQCYRELLEVVSTERDILLSGDHKRLAETTEQKIGLGSRLARAQESRRQAMQALVPPQEGREARLGDLTPLLPVDRRGEFKAAVREAGLLAQRLSHMSQANRSFLEEALDTVDNLLAIITGRKQGATYGANGQTRPAQGRSIMAREA, translated from the coding sequence ACGAGATCCAGTGCTACCGCGAACTGCTGGAAGTGGTCTCCACCGAGCGAGACATCCTGCTCAGCGGCGACCACAAGCGGCTGGCCGAAACCACCGAACAGAAAATCGGCCTGGGCAGTCGCCTGGCCAGGGCCCAGGAAAGCCGCCGCCAAGCCATGCAGGCCCTCGTGCCGCCGCAGGAAGGGCGCGAGGCGCGGTTGGGCGACCTGACCCCGCTCTTGCCCGTCGACCGCCGCGGTGAGTTCAAGGCCGCCGTGCGCGAGGCCGGCCTGCTGGCCCAGCGCCTTTCGCACATGAGCCAGGCCAACCGTTCGTTTTTGGAAGAAGCCCTCGACACGGTTGACAACCTCCTGGCCATCATCACCGGGCGCAAGCAGGGGGCGACCTACGGGGCCAACGGCCAGACCCGCCCCGCCCAGGGCCGCTCCATCATGGCCCGGGAGGCCTGA
- the flgK gene encoding flagellar hook-associated protein FlgK — protein sequence MPGIYSMMDISRWALNASVDQLDVVSHNVANVNTPGYSRQVAVLATRNPQYSSKGYFGNGVQTTTVMQYVDKLLLGRLTANTSDTSYYSAKLSQLTRLEALANEASDTGLGAQITSLFNAWQDLSNNPESSAVRASLQETASNMAQRFQSVANDMLSVQRDIDGYLKDAVSQANLICRTIADLNLKIQQSEVSGHSANDYRDERQRQLNELAGLMNISWYEDSTGAVNVQTSSGKSLVQVNYPGDNDPDPLAFEERLGDGYEHNQLVWTSGGLVMDYTEITGGSIGAWLDVRDNQIEDMLDYMNDLAKTIIFDVNKLHASGAGLSAMTSVTGAYQAQSASAALNSADNLAYGDEIVAGSFDIWVYQGGTRIKTTIDVKPTDSLDDIAAAINGVTGLNASVSSLNTLTIHADEGAEFTFANDTSNVLAALGVNTFFDGSTATSISINETIANDVGRICAGRIGDDGELSKGDNTAALDIADLKDSDSMLGDTVTYNESLISWAASLGTTISNATDSYSFATETTSSLENLRDSMSGVSLDEEMVRMIQFQRSYQMAAQMIQVSDELLQTLIGIVK from the coding sequence ATGCCCGGCATCTACAGCATGATGGACATCTCGCGCTGGGCGCTCAACGCCAGCGTGGATCAACTCGACGTGGTCTCGCACAACGTGGCCAACGTCAACACGCCGGGCTATTCCCGCCAAGTGGCGGTGCTGGCCACGCGCAACCCGCAGTATTCGTCCAAGGGCTATTTCGGCAATGGCGTCCAGACCACCACCGTCATGCAATACGTCGACAAGCTTCTGCTGGGCCGCCTGACCGCCAACACATCGGACACCTCGTACTATTCGGCCAAGCTCAGCCAGCTGACCCGCCTGGAGGCCCTGGCCAACGAAGCCAGCGACACCGGCCTGGGCGCGCAGATCACCAGCCTTTTCAACGCCTGGCAAGACCTGAGCAACAACCCCGAATCGTCGGCCGTGCGGGCCTCGCTGCAAGAAACCGCCAGCAACATGGCCCAGCGTTTTCAGTCCGTCGCCAACGACATGCTCTCCGTCCAGCGTGACATCGACGGCTACCTCAAGGACGCCGTCAGCCAAGCCAACCTGATCTGCCGGACCATCGCCGACCTCAACCTGAAGATTCAGCAGTCGGAGGTTTCGGGGCATTCGGCCAACGACTACCGCGACGAGCGTCAGCGCCAACTCAACGAGTTGGCCGGCTTGATGAACATAAGCTGGTACGAGGACAGCACCGGCGCGGTCAACGTCCAGACATCCAGCGGCAAGAGCCTGGTGCAGGTCAACTACCCCGGCGACAACGACCCCGATCCCCTGGCCTTCGAGGAAAGGCTCGGCGACGGCTACGAGCACAACCAGCTCGTCTGGACCAGTGGCGGCCTGGTCATGGATTACACCGAGATCACCGGCGGCAGCATCGGCGCCTGGCTGGACGTGCGCGACAACCAGATCGAAGACATGCTCGACTACATGAACGATCTGGCCAAGACGATCATCTTCGACGTCAACAAGCTTCACGCCTCGGGCGCGGGCCTCAGCGCCATGACCAGCGTCACCGGCGCCTATCAGGCCCAGAGCGCCAGCGCCGCCCTCAACAGCGCCGACAACCTGGCCTATGGCGACGAAATCGTGGCCGGTTCGTTCGATATCTGGGTCTATCAGGGCGGCACCAGGATCAAGACGACCATCGACGTCAAGCCCACCGATTCGCTCGACGACATCGCCGCGGCCATCAACGGCGTCACCGGCCTCAACGCCTCGGTCAGTTCGCTCAACACCCTGACCATCCACGCCGACGAAGGCGCCGAGTTCACTTTCGCCAACGACACCAGCAATGTCCTGGCCGCCCTGGGCGTCAACACCTTCTTCGACGGCTCCACCGCCACCAGCATCAGCATCAACGAGACCATCGCCAACGACGTGGGCCGCATCTGCGCCGGTCGCATCGGCGACGACGGCGAGCTTTCCAAGGGCGACAACACCGCCGCCCTGGATATCGCCGACTTGAAGGACTCGGACTCCATGCTCGGCGATACGGTGACCTACAACGAATCGTTGATCTCCTGGGCCGCGTCCCTGGGCACCACCATCTCCAACGCCACCGACAGCTACTCCTTCGCCACTGAAACCACCAGTAGCCTGGAAAACCTGCGCGACTCCATGAGCGGCGTGAGCTTGGACGAGGAAATGGTGCGCATGATCCAGTTCCAGCGGTC